A single genomic interval of Nerophis ophidion isolate RoL-2023_Sa linkage group LG11, RoL_Noph_v1.0, whole genome shotgun sequence harbors:
- the echdc1 gene encoding ethylmalonyl-CoA decarboxylase isoform X1 → MFICTARHHFLRSSYICGNWARPTNFTSCCNTFVKICFTVTCTPRAWQRRTSGCVYTEKDFNQAEIMEKLQAFSGGSIDLSKQDSGIAVLTINNPSRMNAFSGTMMVELEEKVSQLEQWTHGKGLIVQGASGTFCSGSDLNAVKAISKAQDGMKMCMFMQNTLTRLLRLSLISVALVEGRALGGGAELTTACDFRLMAPGSVIQFVHKHMGLVPGWGGAARLIQLVGSQNSLKLLGGASKVDPEFGLQIRLADGVLQDPRDEESAGTLLQQAEKWLSHCTNGPPAVIQAVKKVVLSGRELPLADALRTEKDVFGTVWGGPANLQALARQSKHK, encoded by the exons ATGTTTATCTGTACAGCGAGGCATCATTTCCTGAGGAGCAGCTATATCTGTGGCAACTGGGCAAG ACCAACTAACTTTACATCGTGTTGCAACACCTTTGTCAAAATATGTTTTACTGTGACCTGTACTCCAAGGGCGTGGCAGAGACGGACCAGTGGTTGTGTTTACACTGAGAAAGACTTCAATCAGGCGGAGATCATGGAGAAGCTGCAGGCCTTCTCTGGTGGATCTATAGATCTTTCCAAACAAGACTCTGGCATAGCTGTTCTCACCATCAACAACCCTTCCCGCATGAATGCCTTTTCTG GTACTATGATGGTGGAACTGGAAGAGAAGGTGAGCCAACTGGAGCAGTGGACACATGGAAAAGGCCTCATAGTCCAGGGTGCTTCCGGTACCTTCTGCTCTGGCTCAGACCTTAATGCTGTCAAAGCAATTTCTAAGGCCCAA GATGGCATGAAGATGTGCATGTTCATGCAAAATACTCTCACTAGACTACTCAG GCTCTCTCTGATCTCTGTTGCTCTTGTGGAGGGGAGAGCCTTAGGAGGAGGAGCAGAGCTTACTACTGCCTGTGATTTCAG GTTGATGGCACCTGGCAGTGTGATCCAGTTTGTCCACAAACACATGGGTCTGGTCCCAGGCTGGGGTGGGGCTGCTCGACTAATCCAACTGGTTGGCAGCCAGAATTCCCTGAAGCTGCTTGGCGGCGCTTCAAAAGTAGACCCCGAATTTGGCCTCCAGATAAGACTGGCAGATGGAGTTCTTCAGGACCCGCGAGATGAAGAAAGTGCAGGGACTCTCCTGCAGCAGGCTGAAAAGTGGCTAAGTCATTGCACCAACGGGCCACCGGCAGTGATCCAGGCTGTGAAGAAGGTAGTGCTGTCAGGAAGGGAGCTCCCTCTAGCTGACGCTTTAAGGACTGAGAAGGATGTGTTTGGGACAGTGTGGGGTGGTCCAGCTAACCTGCAGGCACTAGCACGCCAATCCAAACACAAATGA
- the echdc1 gene encoding ethylmalonyl-CoA decarboxylase isoform X2, with protein MFICTARHHFLRSSYICGNWARAWQRRTSGCVYTEKDFNQAEIMEKLQAFSGGSIDLSKQDSGIAVLTINNPSRMNAFSGTMMVELEEKVSQLEQWTHGKGLIVQGASGTFCSGSDLNAVKAISKAQDGMKMCMFMQNTLTRLLRLSLISVALVEGRALGGGAELTTACDFRLMAPGSVIQFVHKHMGLVPGWGGAARLIQLVGSQNSLKLLGGASKVDPEFGLQIRLADGVLQDPRDEESAGTLLQQAEKWLSHCTNGPPAVIQAVKKVVLSGRELPLADALRTEKDVFGTVWGGPANLQALARQSKHK; from the exons ATGTTTATCTGTACAGCGAGGCATCATTTCCTGAGGAGCAGCTATATCTGTGGCAACTGGGCAAG GGCGTGGCAGAGACGGACCAGTGGTTGTGTTTACACTGAGAAAGACTTCAATCAGGCGGAGATCATGGAGAAGCTGCAGGCCTTCTCTGGTGGATCTATAGATCTTTCCAAACAAGACTCTGGCATAGCTGTTCTCACCATCAACAACCCTTCCCGCATGAATGCCTTTTCTG GTACTATGATGGTGGAACTGGAAGAGAAGGTGAGCCAACTGGAGCAGTGGACACATGGAAAAGGCCTCATAGTCCAGGGTGCTTCCGGTACCTTCTGCTCTGGCTCAGACCTTAATGCTGTCAAAGCAATTTCTAAGGCCCAA GATGGCATGAAGATGTGCATGTTCATGCAAAATACTCTCACTAGACTACTCAG GCTCTCTCTGATCTCTGTTGCTCTTGTGGAGGGGAGAGCCTTAGGAGGAGGAGCAGAGCTTACTACTGCCTGTGATTTCAG GTTGATGGCACCTGGCAGTGTGATCCAGTTTGTCCACAAACACATGGGTCTGGTCCCAGGCTGGGGTGGGGCTGCTCGACTAATCCAACTGGTTGGCAGCCAGAATTCCCTGAAGCTGCTTGGCGGCGCTTCAAAAGTAGACCCCGAATTTGGCCTCCAGATAAGACTGGCAGATGGAGTTCTTCAGGACCCGCGAGATGAAGAAAGTGCAGGGACTCTCCTGCAGCAGGCTGAAAAGTGGCTAAGTCATTGCACCAACGGGCCACCGGCAGTGATCCAGGCTGTGAAGAAGGTAGTGCTGTCAGGAAGGGAGCTCCCTCTAGCTGACGCTTTAAGGACTGAGAAGGATGTGTTTGGGACAGTGTGGGGTGGTCCAGCTAACCTGCAGGCACTAGCACGCCAATCCAAACACAAATGA
- the rnf146 gene encoding E3 ubiquitin-protein ligase rnf146 translates to MASCGEIDHSVSSIPPSKKGSSNSGAAGSGNSAESSGSSNTSPALSVPECAICLQSCVHPVQLPCHHVFCFLCVKGASWQSKRCALCRQEVPDDFLERPTLLSPEELKASAGGRGGAASDHAWYYEGRNGWWQYDVRTSRELEDAFSKGKKTAEMLIAGFLYVADLENMVQYRRNEHGRRRKMKRDILDIPKKGVAGLRLDTESVTAAIAAAGRENSADGADTTAAGVQQQVPGIPPPVVAPPPSSRPPTSLGGQPDNSSPSLEDALSQLQISHRATPSYERSSAGEGVEEDEEEEEASPSRSSDPHTSVDESGSGDWSDDEEEANDEEGGGGNEEHVEPWEGQPRRQRLNPEDRALPGAESTSPPLSSRSGRSRMPDGQCTVTEV, encoded by the coding sequence ATGGCTAGTTGTGGGGAGATAGATCACTCTGTTAGCTCAATTCCCCCAAGTAAGAAAGGGAGCAGCAACAGCGGTGCTGCCGGAAGTGGGAACAGTGCCGAATCATCTGGTTCCAGCAACACATCGCCGGCCCTGTCTGTACCAGAATGTGCTATCTGCCTGCAGAGCTGCGTCCACCCTGTGCAACTGCCATGCCACCACGttttctgtttcctctgtgtaaAAGGAGCATCCTGGCAAAGCAAGCGCTGTGCTCTTTGCAGACAGGAAGTGCCAGATGACTTCCTGGAAAGGCCCACACTTCTCTCTCCAGAAGAGCTCAAAGCATCAGCAGGGGGTCGTGGTGGGGCAGCGAGCGATCATGCCTGGTATTACGAGGGCCGCAATGGCTGGTGGCAGTATGATGTGCGAACCAGTCGAGAGCTGGAGGACGCTTTTTCGAAGGGCAAGAAGACTGCAGAGATGCTCATTGCCGGGTTTTTGTATGTAGCTGACTTGGAGAACATGGTACAGTACAGGCGCAATGAACATGGACGTAGACGCAAGATGAAGCGAGACATTTTGGATATTCCCAAGAAGGGAGTAGCTGGACTGCGTCTGGACACTGAGAGCGTCACCGCGGCAATTGCGGCAGCAGGTAGGGAAAACTCTGCTGATGGAGCTGATACCACAGCAGCAGGCGTACAGCAGCAGGTCCCTGGCATCCCTCCGCCTGTTGTAGCACCTCCACCCTCTTCAAGACCACCTACTTCCTTGGGTGGTCAGCCTGACAACAGCAGCCCCTCTCTGGAGGACGCCCTTTCACAACTACAAATCAGCCACAGAGCCACTCCATCTTATGAACGATCTAGCGCAGGCGAAGGAGTGGAAGAAgatgaggaggaagaagaggcttCACCCTCCAGGTCTTCTGATCCTCACACCTCCGTTGATGAATCTGGCTCTGGAGACTGGAGTGACGATGAGGAAGAGGCTAACGACGAGGAGGGTGGGGGTGGAAATGAAGAACATGTGGAGCCATGGGAGGGTCAGCCTCGGCGACAAAGACTGAACCCAGAGGACCGAGCTCTCCCTGGTGCGGAGTCCACCTCTCCCCCTTTGTCATCTAGAAGTGGAAGGTCCAGAATGCCCGATGGTCAGTGTACAGTAACAGAAGTGTGA
- the mdh2 gene encoding malate dehydrogenase, mitochondrial: protein MFSRAVRPTVSLARSLSTSSQSNAKVAVLGASGGIGQPLSLLLKNSPLVSQLSLYDIAHTPGVAADLSHIETRAQVTGHMGPDQLGAALQGCEVVVIPAGVPRKPGMTRDDLFNTNATIVATLADACARHCPEAVICVIANPVNSTIPITSEVMKKHGVYNPNKVFGVTTLDIVRANAFVAELKGLDPARVSVPVIGGHAGKTIIPLISQCTPKVEFPPDQLSALTGRIQEAGTEVVKAKAGAGSATLSMAYAGARFTFSVLDAMNGKEGVVECAFVRSEETECKYFSTPLLLGKNGIEKNLGLGKLTAFEEKLVADAIGELKGSIKKGEDFVANMK, encoded by the coding sequence atgttttCCCGTGCCGTGAGACCTACCGTCAGCCTGGCCAGGAGTTTGTCCACCTCGTCGCAGAGCAACGCTAAGGTGGCGGTGCTCGGAGCGTCGGGCGGGATAGGCCAACCTCTCTCCCTGCTGTTGAAGAACAGCCCTCTGGTGAGCCAACTCTCCCTCTATGACATCGCACACACGCCCGGGGTGGCCGCGGACCTGAGCCACATTGAAACCAGGGCCCAGGTCACGGGCCACATGGGCCCCGATCAGCTCGGCGCTGCCCTGCAAGGCTGCGAAGTCGTGGTCATTCCCGCTGGTGTACCCAGGAAGCCCGGGATGACCCGCGATGACCTTTTCAACACCAACGCTACCATCGTCGCCACCTTGGCTGACGCCTGCGCCCGCCACTGCCCGGAGGCCGTGATCTGTGTCATTGCCAACCCTGTCAACTCCACCATCCCCATTACATCAGAGGTCATGAAGAAGCATGGCGTGTACAATCCTAATAAAGTGTTTGGAGTCACCACCTTGGACATCGTCCGAGCCAACGCCTTCGTGGCGGAGCTCAAAGGCCTGGACCCGGCCCGTGTCAGCGTGCCCGTCATCGGGGGTCACGCCGGGAAGACCATCATCCCCCTCATTTCTCAGTGCACGCCCAAAGTGGAGTTCCCTCCTGACCAGTTGTCTGCACTGACCGGCAGAATCCAGGAGGCCGGCACGGAGGTGGTGAAGGCCAAGGCCGGAGCCGGTTCAGCTACCCTCTCCATGGCGTACGCCGGCGCCCGCTTCACCTTCTCCGTCCTGGACGCCATGAACGGAAAGGAGGGCGTGGTGGAGTGCGCCTTCGTCAGGTCCGAAGAGACGGAGTGCAAGTACTTCTCCACCCCTCTCCTCCTGGGCAAGAATGGCATTGAGAAGAATTTGGGGCTCGGCAAGCTTACCGCCTTTGAGGAGAAGCTGGTGGCTGATGCCATAGGCGAGCTGAAGGGGTCCATCAAGAAGGGGGAGGATTTTGTGGCTAATATGAAGTGA